Proteins found in one Hyla sarda isolate aHylSar1 chromosome 7, aHylSar1.hap1, whole genome shotgun sequence genomic segment:
- the RHOBTB1 gene encoding rho-related BTB domain-containing protein 1 isoform X2, whose product MDTDMDYERPNVETIKCVVVGDNAVGKTRLICARACNTTLTQYQLLATHVPTVWAIDQYRVCQEVLERSRDVVDEVSVSLRLWDTFGDHHKDRRFAYGRSDVVVLCFSIANPNSLNHVKTMWAQEIKHFCPRTPVILVGCQLDLRYADLEAVNRARRPLARPIKRGDILPPERGREVAKELGIPYYETSVFDQFGIKDVFDNAIRAALISRRHLQFWKSHLKRVQKPLLQAPFLPPKSPPPVIKIPESSESNINDAGDLLDNPLCADVMFVLQDQKQIFAHKIYLATSSSKFYDLFLMEHEESQTPVERFCKKEKPTKDLLLRTLSLDTDEDTDAASLKPSNVSLRISRSDDTLLTSDCDVTFKLDDGSINAHKPLLICSCEWMAAMFGGSFVESSNNEVTLPNVSKSSMQAVLDYLYTKQLSCTSDMDPLELVALANRICLPRLVSLTEQHAVQELTKAAVNGVDIDQEVLTYLEIAQFHNAHQLAAWCLHHICTNYNSVCSKLRKEIKSKSAENQEYFERHRWPPVWYLKEEDHYQRVKKEREKEDHILNKHRSKRKWCFWNSSSAAFA is encoded by the exons ATGGACACTGATATGGACTACGAAAGACCGAATGTTGAAACCATCAAGTGTGTGGTCGTGGGAGACAATGCAGTGGGCAAAACCCGGCTTATCTGCGCAAGAGCATGCAACACTACGTTAACTCAATACCAGCTGCTGGCCACCCACGTACCTACAGTATGGGCAATAGATCAGTATCGAGTATGTCAAGAG GTCCTTGAACGCTCCCGGGACGTTGTTGATGAAGTGAGTGTATCTCTCAGGCTGTGGGACACCTTTGGGGATCATCACAAGGACAGGCGTTTTGCCTATGGAAG ATCTGATGTGGTTGTCCTTTGTTTCTCAATTGCAAATCCAAATTCCTTAAACCATGTGAAAACAATGTGGGCTCAGGAGATCAAGCATTTTTGCCCCCGCACACCTGTCATTCTTGTTGGCTGCCAGCTGGACCTCCGTTATGCCGATCTTGAAGCTGTTAACAGAGCAAGACGACCGTTGGCAAG ACCAATAAAAAGGGGAGACATTTTGCCACCAGAAAGGGGACGAGAAGTTGCCAAGGAACTTGGGATCCCATATTACGAAACCAGTGTTTTTGACCAGTTTGGTATAAAGGATGTGTTTGACAATGCAATCAGGGCTGCCTTGATCTCCAGGAGACATCTTCAGTTTTGGAAGTCCCATCTGAAGAGAGTTCAAAAACCTTTACTACAAGCTCCATTCCTTCCCCCCAAATCACCCCCACCAGTAATAAAGATCCCCGAATCCAGTGAGTCTAACATTAATGATGCTGGAGATTTACTGGACAATCCTTTGTGTGCAGATGTCATGTTTGTCCTTCAGGACCAAAAACAGATCTTTGCTCATAAAATTTACCTTGCTACCTCCTCTTCAAAATTTTATGACCTTTTTTTAATGGAACACGAAGAGTCTCAAACCCCTGTGGAAAGGTTCTGCAAGAAGGAAAAACCTACGAAGGATTTGTTGCTGCGGACATTAAGCCTTGATACAGATGAGGACACTGATGCAGCTTCTTTGAAACCATCAAATGTCTCTCTCCGGATTTCTAGAAGTGATGATACATTGCTAACTTCAGATTGTG ATGTGACATTTAAATTGGATGATGGAAGCATCAATGCCCATAAGCCGCTGCTAATCTGTAGCTGTGAATGGATGGCTGCAATGTTTGGAGGTTCTTTTGTGGAAAGTTCAAATAATGAG GTCACCCTACCTAATGTAAGCAAatcatcaatgcaagctgtattAGACTATCTCTACACCAAGCAGTTGTCCTGCACGTCGGACATGGACCCACTGGAGCTTGTTGCACTGGCAAATAGAATCTGCCTTCCACGTTTGGTGTCTCTCACCG AACAACATGCTGTGCAGGAACTGACCAAGGCTGCGGTGAACGGGGTGGATATTGATCAGGAAGTGCTGACCTATCTGGAAATTGctcag TTCCACAATGCACATCAGCTGGCAGCCTGGTGCCTGCACCACATCTGTACTAACTACAACAGTGTCTGCTCCAAATTGCGGaaagaaataaaatctaaatcagCAG AAAACCAGGAATATTTTGAAAGACACCGTTGGCCACCAGTTTGGTACTTAAAAGAGGAAGACCACTACCAGAGAGTGAAGAAGGAGAGGGAGAAGGAAGACCACATCCTTAATAAACATCGCTCAAAGCGCAAGTGGTGCTTCTGGAACTCTTCATCAGCGGCCTTTGCCTAA
- the RHOBTB1 gene encoding rho-related BTB domain-containing protein 1 isoform X1 → MDTDMDYERPNVETIKCVVVGDNAVGKTRLICARACNTTLTQYQLLATHVPTVWAIDQYRVCQEVLERSRDVVDEVSVSLRLWDTFGDHHKDRRFAYGRSDVVVLCFSIANPNSLNHVKTMWAQEIKHFCPRTPVILVGCQLDLRYADLEAVNRARRPLARPIKRGDILPPERGREVAKELGIPYYETSVFDQFGIKDVFDNAIRAALISRRHLQFWKSHLKRVQKPLLQAPFLPPKSPPPVIKIPESSESNINDAGDLLDNPLCADVMFVLQDQKQIFAHKIYLATSSSKFYDLFLMEHEESQTPVERFCKKEKPTKDLLLRTLSLDTDEDTDAASLKPSNVSLRISRSDDTLLTSDCGEEGCVSLSSWSKGFHSMHQELMVNQVSNRTCLMTVVRMDSSIQYGPFKTVLQFLYTGHLDENEKGLMRVAQIAEILEVFDLRMMVENITNKEAFMNQEITKAFHVRKANRIKECLSKSTFSDVTFKLDDGSINAHKPLLICSCEWMAAMFGGSFVESSNNEVTLPNVSKSSMQAVLDYLYTKQLSCTSDMDPLELVALANRICLPRLVSLTEQHAVQELTKAAVNGVDIDQEVLTYLEIAQFHNAHQLAAWCLHHICTNYNSVCSKLRKEIKSKSAENQEYFERHRWPPVWYLKEEDHYQRVKKEREKEDHILNKHRSKRKWCFWNSSSAAFA, encoded by the exons ATGGACACTGATATGGACTACGAAAGACCGAATGTTGAAACCATCAAGTGTGTGGTCGTGGGAGACAATGCAGTGGGCAAAACCCGGCTTATCTGCGCAAGAGCATGCAACACTACGTTAACTCAATACCAGCTGCTGGCCACCCACGTACCTACAGTATGGGCAATAGATCAGTATCGAGTATGTCAAGAG GTCCTTGAACGCTCCCGGGACGTTGTTGATGAAGTGAGTGTATCTCTCAGGCTGTGGGACACCTTTGGGGATCATCACAAGGACAGGCGTTTTGCCTATGGAAG ATCTGATGTGGTTGTCCTTTGTTTCTCAATTGCAAATCCAAATTCCTTAAACCATGTGAAAACAATGTGGGCTCAGGAGATCAAGCATTTTTGCCCCCGCACACCTGTCATTCTTGTTGGCTGCCAGCTGGACCTCCGTTATGCCGATCTTGAAGCTGTTAACAGAGCAAGACGACCGTTGGCAAG ACCAATAAAAAGGGGAGACATTTTGCCACCAGAAAGGGGACGAGAAGTTGCCAAGGAACTTGGGATCCCATATTACGAAACCAGTGTTTTTGACCAGTTTGGTATAAAGGATGTGTTTGACAATGCAATCAGGGCTGCCTTGATCTCCAGGAGACATCTTCAGTTTTGGAAGTCCCATCTGAAGAGAGTTCAAAAACCTTTACTACAAGCTCCATTCCTTCCCCCCAAATCACCCCCACCAGTAATAAAGATCCCCGAATCCAGTGAGTCTAACATTAATGATGCTGGAGATTTACTGGACAATCCTTTGTGTGCAGATGTCATGTTTGTCCTTCAGGACCAAAAACAGATCTTTGCTCATAAAATTTACCTTGCTACCTCCTCTTCAAAATTTTATGACCTTTTTTTAATGGAACACGAAGAGTCTCAAACCCCTGTGGAAAGGTTCTGCAAGAAGGAAAAACCTACGAAGGATTTGTTGCTGCGGACATTAAGCCTTGATACAGATGAGGACACTGATGCAGCTTCTTTGAAACCATCAAATGTCTCTCTCCGGATTTCTAGAAGTGATGATACATTGCTAACTTCAGATTGTGGTGAGGAAGGTTGTGTTTCCTTATCATCTTGGAGCAAAGGCTTTCATAGTATGCACCAAGAACTGATGGTCAACCAAGTCTCTAACAGGACTTGCTTAATGACTGTGGTCCGAATGGACTCCTCTATACAGTATGGGCCTTTTAAAACTGTGTTACAGTTTCTATACACGGGACACTTAGATGAAAATGAAAAAGGTTTGATGCGTGTAGCACAAATTGCAGAAATTCTAGAAGTGTTTGATTTGCGAATGATGGTAGAGAACATCACAAACAAAGAAGCCTTTATGAACCAGGAGATTACAAAAGCATTTCACGTCAGGAAAGCGAATCGAATCAAAGAATGTCTCTCCAAGTCAACCTTCTCTG ATGTGACATTTAAATTGGATGATGGAAGCATCAATGCCCATAAGCCGCTGCTAATCTGTAGCTGTGAATGGATGGCTGCAATGTTTGGAGGTTCTTTTGTGGAAAGTTCAAATAATGAG GTCACCCTACCTAATGTAAGCAAatcatcaatgcaagctgtattAGACTATCTCTACACCAAGCAGTTGTCCTGCACGTCGGACATGGACCCACTGGAGCTTGTTGCACTGGCAAATAGAATCTGCCTTCCACGTTTGGTGTCTCTCACCG AACAACATGCTGTGCAGGAACTGACCAAGGCTGCGGTGAACGGGGTGGATATTGATCAGGAAGTGCTGACCTATCTGGAAATTGctcag TTCCACAATGCACATCAGCTGGCAGCCTGGTGCCTGCACCACATCTGTACTAACTACAACAGTGTCTGCTCCAAATTGCGGaaagaaataaaatctaaatcagCAG AAAACCAGGAATATTTTGAAAGACACCGTTGGCCACCAGTTTGGTACTTAAAAGAGGAAGACCACTACCAGAGAGTGAAGAAGGAGAGGGAGAAGGAAGACCACATCCTTAATAAACATCGCTCAAAGCGCAAGTGGTGCTTCTGGAACTCTTCATCAGCGGCCTTTGCCTAA